Proteins encoded by one window of Chryseobacterium foetidum:
- a CDS encoding NADP-dependent isocitrate dehydrogenase produces the protein MSEKSTIYYTLTDEAPMLATHSFLSIVKAFTKPANIEIAVPDISLAGRILANFPEFLKDDQKTVDALAQLGELATQPDANIIKLPNISASAPQLDAAIAELQAKGFAVPNYPAEPKNDEEKAIKAKYAKVLGSAVNPVLREGNSDRRAPKAVKNYAKANPHRMGNWASDSKTDVAHMNSGDFYGTETSTTLENATKYKIVFKGNDGAETLLKDFAGLQAGEVIDSSVMNLNSLKSFVQEAIEEAKNRNVLLSAHLKATMMKISDPIVFGAIVETFFKDVFAKYAETFDSLDVNPNNGLADLFDKIKGNTQEADIKADIETALANGPRVAMVNSDKGITNFHVPSDIIVDASMAALVRGGGKMWNKEGNEEDTVCIIPDRSYAGFYQSVIDDMKAHGKLDPTTMGSVPNVGLMAQKAEEYGSHDKTFQATAEGTVEVQDENGNVLLSQKVETGDIFRMCQTKDAPIQDWVKLAVNRARLSDTPAIFWLDKGRAHDREMIKKVEKYLADHDTNGLDIKILDVKDAMTETLQRAREGKDTISVSGNVLRDYLTDLFPILELGTSAKMLSIVPLMNGGGLFETGAGGSAPKHVEQFIEEGYLRWDSLGEFLALQASLEHLAQTQGNTKAQVLADALDEANAKFLATDKSPARKVGQIDNRGSHFYLAMYWAEALANQTADAELAQQFAPVAEAMQESEDVINSELIGAQGKPQNIDGYFKTDTYKTYEAMRPSTVLNEIIDGI, from the coding sequence ATGTCAGAAAAATCAACAATCTATTACACACTTACAGATGAGGCTCCAATGCTGGCGACACACTCGTTTTTATCGATTGTAAAAGCGTTTACCAAACCAGCAAATATTGAAATCGCCGTTCCGGATATTTCTTTGGCAGGGAGAATTCTGGCCAACTTTCCAGAGTTTTTGAAAGATGACCAAAAAACCGTTGATGCTTTGGCTCAATTGGGAGAACTGGCAACTCAGCCGGATGCCAACATCATCAAATTACCAAATATTTCTGCTTCTGCACCTCAGTTGGATGCTGCAATCGCTGAATTACAGGCTAAAGGTTTCGCAGTTCCAAATTATCCTGCAGAACCGAAAAATGATGAGGAAAAAGCAATCAAAGCTAAATATGCTAAAGTTTTAGGAAGTGCTGTAAACCCTGTGTTAAGAGAAGGAAATTCTGACAGACGTGCTCCAAAAGCGGTAAAAAACTACGCGAAAGCAAACCCTCACAGAATGGGTAACTGGGCTTCTGACAGCAAAACTGATGTTGCTCACATGAACAGCGGAGATTTCTACGGAACTGAAACTTCGACTACTCTTGAGAATGCTACAAAATATAAAATCGTTTTCAAAGGAAATGACGGCGCTGAAACTTTACTGAAGGATTTCGCAGGTCTTCAGGCTGGAGAAGTGATTGATTCTTCTGTTATGAATTTAAATTCTTTGAAATCTTTCGTACAGGAAGCGATTGAAGAAGCTAAAAACAGAAACGTTCTTCTTTCTGCTCACCTGAAAGCGACGATGATGAAAATCTCTGATCCAATCGTTTTCGGAGCAATCGTTGAGACTTTCTTCAAAGATGTTTTCGCTAAATATGCTGAGACTTTTGATTCATTAGATGTTAATCCAAACAATGGTTTGGCTGACCTTTTTGATAAAATCAAAGGAAATACTCAGGAAGCTGACATTAAAGCTGATATAGAAACTGCTTTGGCAAACGGACCAAGAGTGGCAATGGTAAATTCTGATAAAGGAATTACGAATTTCCACGTTCCTTCAGATATTATTGTTGATGCATCTATGGCTGCTTTGGTAAGAGGCGGCGGTAAAATGTGGAACAAAGAAGGAAACGAAGAAGATACAGTTTGTATTATTCCAGACCGTTCTTACGCAGGTTTCTATCAGTCTGTGATTGATGATATGAAAGCTCACGGAAAACTGGATCCAACTACAATGGGTTCTGTTCCAAACGTTGGTTTGATGGCTCAGAAAGCTGAAGAATACGGATCTCACGATAAAACTTTTCAGGCTACAGCTGAAGGAACAGTTGAAGTTCAGGATGAAAACGGAAATGTTCTCCTTTCGCAAAAAGTGGAGACCGGAGATATTTTCAGAATGTGTCAGACGAAAGATGCTCCGATTCAGGACTGGGTAAAACTTGCTGTAAACAGAGCAAGACTTTCTGATACTCCTGCCATTTTCTGGTTAGATAAAGGAAGAGCGCATGACAGAGAAATGATCAAAAAAGTTGAAAAATATTTAGCTGATCACGATACAAACGGACTTGATATCAAAATTCTTGATGTAAAAGACGCAATGACAGAAACTCTTCAGAGAGCAAGAGAAGGAAAAGACACGATTTCTGTTTCAGGAAACGTATTGAGAGATTATCTTACTGACCTTTTCCCAATTCTTGAACTTGGAACTTCTGCAAAAATGCTTTCTATCGTTCCATTGATGAACGGTGGTGGTTTATTTGAAACAGGTGCAGGAGGTTCTGCTCCAAAGCACGTTGAGCAGTTCATCGAAGAAGGTTATTTAAGATGGGATTCTCTTGGGGAATTCTTAGCATTACAGGCTTCTTTAGAGCATTTGGCACAAACCCAAGGCAATACAAAAGCTCAGGTTTTGGCAGATGCACTGGATGAAGCAAATGCTAAATTCTTAGCGACGGATAAATCTCCTGCAAGAAAAGTCGGACAAATCGATAACAGAGGTTCTCATTTCTATCTGGCAATGTACTGGGCGGAAGCTTTGGCAAACCAAACTGCTGATGCTGAATTGGCTCAACAGTTCGCTCCGGTAGCAGAAGCGATGCAGGAAAGTGAAGATGTAATCAACTCTGAATTGATCGGTGCTCAGGGCAAGCCTCAAAACATCGATGGCTACTTTAAAACTGATACTTATAAAACGTATGAGGCCATGAGACCAAGTACTGTTTTAAATGAAATTATTGACGGGATTTAA
- a CDS encoding diphosphomevalonate/mevalonate 3,5-bisphosphate decarboxylase family protein, which produces MTTNDFLGKNEFKIQNKTVSESCPSNIALIKYWGKYKDQIPANPSISFTLNHCKTNTEMEFFANKPFSVQTFLAGNEEVKFAEKIEKYFKNIEQYLPWILKGKYIIRTENTFPHSSGIASSASGFGAIAKCLISLDEHFSSGIQHPSSNLTKASFLARLGSGSACRSLYNGLVVWGESAEVEGSSDLFAVKYSDDEIHPVFKDFNDWVLLIHEGVKSVSSTVGHGLMNTNPYAERRFQEARENFVPMKEILKSGNMDEFIKLVEHEALTLHAMMMMSDPAFILMKTGTLEVINKIWNFRRETNLPLFFTLDAGANVHLLFPNDGSEEQINSFIESELLQHTQKNGVVKDVMKW; this is translated from the coding sequence ATGACAACAAACGATTTTTTAGGAAAAAACGAATTTAAAATACAGAATAAAACAGTTTCAGAAAGCTGTCCGTCAAATATTGCTTTGATAAAATACTGGGGGAAATATAAAGATCAGATTCCGGCCAATCCGAGCATCAGTTTTACTTTAAATCATTGTAAAACCAATACAGAAATGGAGTTTTTCGCAAACAAACCATTTTCTGTTCAGACTTTTTTAGCAGGAAATGAAGAAGTTAAATTTGCTGAAAAAATCGAAAAATATTTCAAAAATATAGAACAGTATCTGCCCTGGATTTTAAAGGGAAAATACATCATCAGAACAGAAAATACATTTCCTCACAGTTCAGGAATTGCCAGTTCAGCTTCAGGTTTTGGAGCGATTGCAAAATGTCTGATTAGTTTAGATGAGCATTTTTCTTCCGGCATCCAGCATCCATCATCCAACCTTACAAAAGCTTCATTTTTGGCAAGATTGGGAAGCGGAAGCGCATGCAGAAGTTTGTACAACGGATTGGTTGTCTGGGGTGAATCTGCTGAGGTGGAAGGAAGTTCAGATCTGTTTGCAGTGAAATATTCTGATGACGAAATTCATCCTGTCTTTAAAGATTTCAATGATTGGGTTCTGCTGATTCATGAAGGTGTAAAAAGCGTTTCTTCAACGGTCGGTCATGGTTTGATGAACACCAATCCTTACGCAGAAAGAAGATTTCAGGAGGCAAGAGAAAACTTTGTTCCGATGAAAGAAATTTTGAAATCCGGAAACATGGATGAGTTTATCAAACTGGTGGAGCACGAAGCTTTAACCCTTCATGCGATGATGATGATGAGCGATCCTGCATTTATTTTAATGAAAACCGGAACTTTGGAAGTCATCAACAAAATCTGGAATTTCAGAAGAGAAACCAATCTGCCTTTATTCTTCACTTTGGATGCGGGAGCAAATGTTCACTTGCTTTTCCCGAACGATGGTTCAGAAGAACAGATCAATTCTTTTATTGAATCTGAATTGTTGCAACACACTCAAAAAAATGGGGTGGTGAAGGATGTGATGAAATGGTAA
- a CDS encoding nuclear transport factor 2 family protein has translation MKKILALTLFLGSLSFAQQTSNPEIEKPMRNLFLAMKNADSELLKTVFADTAVLQTITKDGVKTENINDFIASISKMKKDDLDERISVEGIHTDGNLASVFTPYSFYIKGKFSHCGANSFQLIKVNNEWKIQYLIDTRRKDNCKEIK, from the coding sequence ATGAAAAAAATACTAGCACTTACTTTATTTCTTGGAAGCCTCTCATTCGCGCAGCAAACCTCAAATCCGGAGATAGAAAAACCAATGAGAAATCTATTTTTAGCCATGAAAAATGCAGATTCTGAATTGTTGAAAACTGTTTTTGCAGATACCGCTGTTCTTCAGACCATTACAAAAGATGGTGTGAAAACTGAAAACATCAACGATTTCATTGCATCAATTTCCAAGATGAAAAAAGATGATCTGGATGAAAGAATTTCGGTTGAAGGCATTCATACAGACGGAAATCTGGCGAGTGTTTTTACGCCATACTCATTTTATATTAAAGGGAAATTTTCACATTGTGGCGCTAACAGTTTTCAACTGATTAAAGTAAATAATGAATGGAAAATTCAGTATCTAATTGATACGAGAAGGAAAGATAACTGTAAAGAAATAAAATAA
- a CDS encoding AMP-dependent synthetase/ligase has translation MNLAEAIIKKNVEKHPLKSAIGFKKKDGKWKELSWNKFSEIIFKTANALKESGISENDKVAIYADNSAEWMIFDLAVLSLGAITVPIYSTNNTEQAEFILKDSEAKSVLVASQAQYDSCLEILKKESTDLKSIIISKKAVWIKKEFSSFYLEDFIAKSSSEFEFSEKNEDDTATIIYTSGTTGNPKGVMLPHANFIKICDAHFEFFKFKNFEDEVSLAFLPLTHVFERSWSLLCLYGGARVYFLEDPKDIAKALTEVKPTMMCVVPRFLQKVYAGVLEKAEEGSSLKKKIFNWALEVGKETAEYKRTEKSIPFGLKAKETVADLLVFSKIKEKLGGRLWFIPCGGASLSPEVTQFFESVDIHVTVGYGLTETTATLTAFPLANFEHGSCGKPLPGVELRIGELDEIQAKGNGIMKGYYNRPEETAKVFTQDGWFKTGDAGKFDENGNLFITDRIKDLMKTSNGKYIAPQMIENLLTNNNFISQITLIAEGRQFVSALIVPNFEFLKDYLKKKNIPFTNWEEVVKKKEIIDFYKEKINELQHQVSDYEKVKKFTLLPSEFEISSGEITPTLKVKRNVVMKKYSDIIEKMY, from the coding sequence ATGAATCTTGCAGAGGCAATCATCAAAAAAAATGTAGAAAAGCATCCTTTAAAATCGGCAATTGGCTTTAAGAAAAAAGATGGCAAGTGGAAAGAACTGAGTTGGAATAAATTCAGCGAAATTATTTTTAAAACAGCCAATGCTTTAAAAGAATCAGGAATTTCTGAGAATGATAAAGTTGCCATTTATGCAGATAATTCTGCAGAATGGATGATTTTTGATCTGGCAGTGCTGTCGTTAGGGGCGATTACCGTTCCGATTTATTCAACCAACAATACCGAGCAGGCGGAATTTATTCTTAAAGATTCTGAGGCCAAATCGGTTTTAGTTGCCAGTCAGGCTCAGTATGATTCCTGTCTTGAAATTTTAAAGAAAGAAAGTACAGATTTAAAATCCATCATTATATCCAAGAAAGCAGTTTGGATTAAAAAAGAATTCAGCAGTTTTTATCTGGAAGATTTTATTGCCAAATCTTCTTCCGAATTTGAGTTTTCAGAAAAAAATGAGGACGATACCGCAACTATAATTTACACCTCCGGAACCACGGGAAATCCGAAAGGGGTAATGCTACCCCATGCCAATTTTATTAAAATATGCGATGCTCATTTTGAGTTTTTTAAATTTAAAAATTTCGAAGACGAAGTTTCTCTGGCCTTTTTACCGCTGACTCACGTTTTTGAAAGAAGCTGGAGTTTACTGTGTCTGTACGGTGGCGCAAGAGTGTATTTTCTGGAAGATCCGAAAGATATTGCAAAGGCTCTGACAGAGGTAAAACCTACGATGATGTGCGTCGTTCCGAGGTTTTTACAGAAAGTGTATGCTGGAGTTTTGGAAAAGGCAGAAGAGGGTTCATCTTTAAAAAAGAAAATTTTCAACTGGGCTTTGGAAGTTGGAAAAGAAACCGCAGAGTATAAAAGAACAGAAAAATCGATTCCTTTTGGTTTAAAAGCTAAAGAAACCGTTGCAGATCTGTTGGTTTTCAGTAAAATTAAAGAGAAATTAGGCGGAAGACTATGGTTTATTCCTTGTGGTGGAGCATCGCTGTCGCCGGAGGTCACTCAGTTTTTTGAATCGGTTGACATTCATGTGACCGTTGGATACGGATTAACCGAAACAACAGCCACTTTAACCGCTTTTCCACTGGCGAATTTCGAACACGGAAGTTGCGGAAAACCTTTGCCAGGTGTGGAACTTCGAATTGGTGAACTGGATGAAATTCAGGCTAAAGGAAACGGAATTATGAAAGGCTACTACAACCGGCCAGAAGAAACCGCAAAAGTTTTCACGCAGGATGGCTGGTTCAAAACCGGTGATGCAGGAAAATTTGACGAAAACGGAAATCTTTTCATTACCGACAGAATTAAGGATTTAATGAAAACATCCAACGGAAAATATATTGCCCCGCAGATGATTGAAAATCTTCTCACCAACAATAATTTCATCAGTCAGATTACGTTAATTGCAGAAGGAAGACAGTTTGTTTCCGCTTTGATTGTTCCTAATTTTGAGTTTCTGAAGGATTATTTAAAAAAGAAAAATATTCCGTTTACCAATTGGGAAGAAGTGGTAAAAAAGAAAGAAATTATCGACTTTTACAAAGAAAAAATAAACGAACTGCAGCATCAGGTTTCTGATTATGAAAAAGTGAAAAAGTTTACTTTACTGCCATCAGAATTTGAAATCAGCAGCGGAGAAATTACACCAACTCTGAAGGTAAAAAGAAATGTTGTGATGAAAAAGTACTCGGATATAATTGAAAAGATGTATTAG